A stretch of Peteryoungia algae DNA encodes these proteins:
- the rpoB gene encoding DNA-directed RNA polymerase subunit beta, protein MAQTLTFNGRRRVRKFFGKIPEVTEMPNLIEVQKASYDQFLMVDEPQGGRPDEGLNAVFKSVFPITDFSGASMLEFVSYEFEQPKFDVDECRQRDLTYAAPLKVTLRLIVFDIDEDTGARSIKDIKEQSVYMGDMPLMTNNGTFIVNGTERVIVSQMHRSPGVFFDHDKGKSHSSGKLLFAARVIPYRGSWLDIEFDAKDIVHARIDRRRKIPVTSLLMALGMDGEEILSTFYSKSVYERDGKGWRFPFNPETLKGAKAISDLVDADSGEVVVEGGKKLTPRLLRQLSDKGLKFLKASDEDLFGNYLAEDLVNMSTGEIYMEAGSEIDEKTLPQILESGFEEIPILGIDHINVGAYIRNTLSADKNENRQDALFDIYRVMRPGEPPTMDSAEAMFNSLFFDSERYDLSAVGRVKMNMRLDLDCPDTVRVLRKDDILAVVKMLVELRDGRGEIDDIDNLGNRRVRSVGELMENQYRLGLLRMERAIKERMSSIEIDTVMPQDLINAKPAAAAVREFFGSSQLSQFMDQVNPLSEITHKRRLSALGPGGLTRERAGFEVRDVHPTHYGRICPIETPEGPNIGLINSLATFARVNKYGFIESPYRKIIDGKVTMDVVYLSAMEEAKYYVAQANSELTADGQFVEEFVVCRHAGEVMLSPRDTINLMDVSPKQLVSVAAALIPFLENDDANRALMGSNMQRQAVPLLRAEAPFVGTGMEPIVARDSGAAIGARRGGVVDQVDATRIVVRATEDLDPGKSGVDIYRLQKFQRSNQNTCVNQRPLVTVGDIVNKGDIIADGPSTDLGDLALGRNALVAFMPWNGYNYEDSILMSERIVSEDVFTSIHIEEFEVMARDTKLGPEEITRDIPNVSEEALKNLDEAGIVYIGAEVAPGDILVGKITPKGESPMTPEEKLLRAIFGEKASDVRDTSMRMPPGTFGTVVEVRVFNRHGVEKDERAMAIEREEIERLAKDRDDEQAILDRNVYGRLIDMLRGQVSIAGPKGFKKGVELTNAVVSEYPRSQWWMFAVEDEKVQGELEALRGQYDESKSRLEQRFMDKVEKVQRGDEMPPGVMKMVKVFVAVKRKIQPGDKMAGRHGNKGVVSRIVPVEDMPFLEDGTHVDIVLNPLGVPSRMNVGQILETHLAWACAGMGKKIGQMLEDYRKHLDITDLRKELTEIYESEAHDEVKHFDDDALVKLAEEAKRGVSIATPVFDGAHESDVSAMLTRAGLNPSGQSVLYDGRTGEAFDRQVTVGYMYMIKLNHLVDDKIHARSIGPYSLVTQQPLGGKAQFGGQRFGEMEVWALEAYGAAYTLQEMLTVKSDDVAGRTKVYEAIVRGDDTFEAGIPESFNVLVKEMRSLGLSVELENSKLLTEDGQLPDAAE, encoded by the coding sequence ATGGCTCAGACCCTTACCTTTAACGGTCGCAGGCGCGTACGCAAGTTTTTCGGAAAAATTCCAGAAGTCACAGAAATGCCGAACCTCATCGAGGTTCAGAAGGCATCCTATGACCAGTTCCTCATGGTCGACGAGCCGCAGGGCGGCCGTCCCGACGAGGGGCTTAATGCCGTTTTCAAGTCCGTCTTCCCAATCACCGACTTTTCCGGTGCTTCGATGCTGGAATTCGTGTCCTACGAATTCGAACAGCCGAAGTTCGACGTCGATGAATGCCGCCAGCGCGACCTGACCTATGCCGCACCGCTCAAGGTCACCCTGCGTCTGATCGTGTTCGATATTGACGAGGATACGGGCGCACGTTCGATCAAGGACATCAAGGAACAGTCCGTCTACATGGGCGACATGCCCCTGATGACGAACAATGGTACCTTCATCGTCAACGGCACCGAGCGCGTCATCGTCTCGCAGATGCACCGTTCGCCGGGCGTCTTCTTCGACCACGACAAGGGCAAGAGCCACTCGTCGGGCAAGCTTCTGTTTGCCGCGCGCGTCATCCCGTATCGTGGTTCCTGGCTCGACATCGAATTCGACGCCAAGGACATCGTGCACGCCCGTATCGACCGTCGCCGCAAGATCCCGGTGACCTCGCTGCTGATGGCACTCGGCATGGACGGCGAAGAAATCCTGTCGACCTTCTACTCGAAGTCCGTCTATGAACGCGACGGCAAGGGCTGGCGTTTCCCGTTCAACCCGGAAACCCTCAAGGGTGCCAAGGCCATTTCCGATCTCGTCGACGCCGACAGCGGCGAAGTCGTGGTCGAAGGTGGCAAGAAGCTGACCCCGCGCCTGCTGCGTCAGCTGTCGGACAAGGGCCTGAAGTTCCTGAAGGCATCGGACGAAGACCTGTTCGGCAATTATCTCGCCGAAGACCTGGTCAACATGTCGACCGGTGAAATCTACATGGAAGCAGGCTCGGAAATCGACGAGAAGACGCTTCCGCAGATCCTCGAGTCCGGCTTCGAAGAGATCCCGATCCTCGGCATCGACCACATCAATGTCGGCGCCTACATCCGCAACACGCTGTCTGCCGACAAGAACGAGAACCGTCAGGACGCTCTGTTCGACATCTACCGCGTCATGCGTCCGGGTGAACCGCCGACCATGGATTCGGCCGAAGCCATGTTCAACTCGCTGTTCTTCGATTCGGAGCGCTACGACCTGTCGGCCGTTGGTCGCGTCAAGATGAACATGCGTCTCGACCTCGACTGCCCGGACACCGTCCGCGTTCTGCGCAAGGACGACATCCTGGCCGTGGTCAAGATGCTGGTCGAGCTGCGCGATGGCCGCGGCGAGATCGACGACATCGACAACCTCGGCAACCGTCGCGTTCGCTCTGTCGGCGAACTGATGGAAAACCAGTACCGTCTCGGCCTGCTCCGTATGGAGCGCGCGATCAAGGAACGCATGTCGTCGATCGAAATCGACACCGTCATGCCGCAGGACCTGATCAACGCCAAGCCGGCTGCTGCCGCCGTCCGCGAATTCTTCGGCTCCTCGCAGCTGTCGCAGTTCATGGACCAGGTGAACCCGCTTTCGGAAATCACCCACAAGCGCCGTCTTTCGGCTCTTGGACCGGGTGGTCTGACCCGCGAGCGCGCAGGCTTCGAAGTCCGCGACGTTCACCCGACGCACTACGGACGTATTTGCCCGATCGAGACGCCGGAAGGCCCGAACATCGGTCTGATCAACTCGCTTGCCACCTTCGCACGGGTCAACAAGTATGGCTTCATCGAAAGCCCGTACCGCAAGATCATCGACGGTAAGGTGACGATGGACGTCGTCTATCTCTCGGCGATGGAAGAAGCCAAGTACTACGTGGCGCAGGCCAACTCCGAGCTGACGGCCGATGGCCAGTTCGTCGAAGAGTTCGTCGTCTGCCGTCATGCTGGCGAAGTCATGCTGTCCCCGCGCGACACCATCAACCTGATGGACGTCTCGCCGAAGCAGCTGGTTTCGGTTGCGGCTGCTCTCATTCCGTTCCTGGAAAACGACGACGCCAACCGCGCCCTCATGGGTTCGAACATGCAGCGTCAGGCCGTGCCGCTCCTGCGTGCCGAAGCCCCGTTCGTCGGGACCGGCATGGAGCCGATCGTCGCCCGTGACTCCGGTGCTGCCATCGGTGCCCGTCGCGGCGGCGTGGTCGACCAGGTCGATGCGACCCGTATCGTTGTGCGTGCAACGGAAGATCTCGATCCGGGCAAGTCCGGCGTCGACATCTACCGTCTGCAGAAGTTCCAGCGTTCGAACCAGAACACCTGCGTCAACCAGCGCCCGCTGGTGACGGTTGGCGACATCGTCAACAAGGGTGACATCATCGCGGACGGTCCGTCGACCGACCTCGGCGATCTGGCGCTCGGCCGCAATGCGCTCGTCGCGTTCATGCCGTGGAACGGCTACAACTATGAGGACTCGATCCTCATGTCGGAGCGCATCGTCTCGGAAGACGTCTTCACCTCGATCCACATCGAGGAATTCGAAGTCATGGCCCGCGACACCAAGCTCGGTCCGGAAGAAATCACGCGCGACATTCCGAACGTGTCGGAAGAAGCGCTGAAGAACCTCGATGAAGCCGGTATCGTCTACATCGGTGCGGAAGTCGCTCCTGGCGACATCCTGGTCGGCAAGATCACCCCGAAGGGCGAAAGCCCGATGACGCCGGAAGAAAAGCTTCTGCGCGCCATCTTCGGTGAAAAGGCATCCGACGTTCGTGACACCTCGATGCGCATGCCTCCGGGCACCTTCGGGACCGTCGTGGAAGTTCGCGTCTTCAATCGCCACGGCGTTGAGAAGGACGAGCGCGCGATGGCCATCGAGCGCGAGGAAATCGAACGCCTCGCCAAGGACCGTGACGACGAGCAGGCGATCCTCGACCGTAACGTCTACGGCCGTCTGATCGACATGCTGCGGGGCCAGGTCTCGATTGCAGGTCCGAAGGGCTTCAAGAAGGGCGTCGAACTCACCAACGCCGTCGTCTCCGAATACCCCCGCTCGCAGTGGTGGATGTTCGCGGTCGAGGACGAAAAGGTGCAGGGCGAACTCGAAGCGCTCCGCGGCCAGTACGACGAATCCAAGTCGCGCCTTGAACAGCGCTTCATGGACAAGGTCGAGAAGGTTCAGCGCGGTGATGAAATGCCTCCGGGCGTCATGAAGATGGTCAAGGTCTTCGTCGCTGTGAAGCGCAAGATCCAGCCGGGCGACAAGATGGCCGGCCGTCACGGCAACAAGGGCGTCGTGTCGCGCATCGTTCCGGTCGAGGACATGCCGTTCCTCGAAGACGGCACGCATGTCGACATCGTTCTGAACCCGCTCGGCGTGCCCTCGCGCATGAACGTCGGTCAGATCCTCGAAACCCACCTTGCCTGGGCTTGCGCCGGCATGGGCAAGAAGATCGGCCAGATGCTCGAAGACTATCGCAAGCACCTCGACATCACGGATCTCCGCAAGGAACTGACGGAAATCTATGAGTCCGAAGCGCATGACGAAGTGAAGCACTTCGACGACGACGCACTCGTCAAGCTTGCTGAAGAAGCCAAGCGCGGCGTGTCCATCGCCACGCCGGTCTTCGACGGTGCGCATGAAAGCGACGTTTCCGCGATGCTCACGCGTGCGGGTCTCAACCCGTCGGGTCAGTCGGTTCTGTACGATGGTCGTACCGGTGAAGCCTTCGACCGCCAGGTCACCGTTGGTTACATGTACATGATCAAGCTGAACCACCTGGTCGATGACAAGATCCACGCCCGTTCGATCGGTCCTTACTCGCTCGTCACCCAGCAGCCGCTCGGTGGTAAGGCGCAGTTCGGCGGTCAGCGCTTCGGGGAAATGGAAGTCTGGGCACTCGAGGCTTACGGTGCGGCTTATACCCTGCAGGAAATGCTGACGGTGAAGTCGGACGACGTGGCCGGCCGTACCAAGGTCTATGAGGCGATCGTCCGAGGCGACGATACCTTCGAGGCCGGTATTCCGGAAAGCTTCAACGTTCTCGTCAAGGAAATGCGCTCTCTGGGCCTTTCCGTCGAACTCGAGAACTCGAAGCTCCTGACGGAAGACGGCCAGCTGCCCGACGCAGCCGAATAA
- the rpsL gene encoding 30S ribosomal protein S12, producing MPTVNQLIRKPRQAQVKRNKVPALQENPQKRGVCTRVYTTTPKKPNSALRKVAKIRLTNGFEVIGYIPGEGHNLQEHSVVMIRGGRVKDLPGVRYHIIRGVLDTQGVKNRKQRRSKYGAKRPK from the coding sequence ATGCCTACCGTAAACCAGCTGATCCGCAAGCCGCGTCAGGCGCAGGTAAAGCGCAATAAGGTTCCTGCTCTGCAGGAAAACCCGCAGAAGCGCGGCGTTTGCACCCGCGTTTACACGACGACCCCGAAGAAGCCGAACTCGGCTCTGCGTAAGGTCGCAAAGATTCGTCTGACCAATGGCTTCGAAGTCATCGGCTACATTCCGGGTGAAGGTCACAACCTGCAGGAACACTCTGTCGTCATGATCCGTGGCGGCCGCGTAAAGGACTTGCCGGGCGTTCGTTACCACATCATCCGCGGCGTTCTCGACACCCAGGGCGTCAAGAACCGCAAGCAGCGCCGTTCCAAGTACGGTGCGAAGCGTCCGAAGTAA
- the rpsG gene encoding 30S ribosomal protein S7, which produces MSRRHSAEKREINPDPKFGDLVVTKFMNAIMLHGKKSVAESIVYGAFDVVQNKAKAEPIAIFHQALDNVAPHVEVRSRRVGGATYQVPVDVRPERRQALAIRWLITAARKRNETTMVDRLSGELMDAANNRGSAVKKREDTHKMADANRAFSHYRW; this is translated from the coding sequence ATGTCCCGTCGCCATAGTGCAGAAAAGCGTGAGATCAATCCGGACCCGAAGTTCGGCGATCTCGTCGTCACCAAGTTCATGAACGCCATCATGCTTCACGGCAAGAAGTCTGTCGCGGAAAGCATCGTTTACGGTGCCTTCGACGTCGTTCAGAACAAGGCCAAGGCTGAGCCGATCGCAATCTTCCATCAGGCGCTCGACAATGTCGCGCCGCATGTTGAAGTCCGTTCGCGCCGCGTCGGTGGTGCAACCTACCAGGTCCCGGTCGATGTTCGTCCGGAGCGTCGCCAGGCCCTCGCCATCCGTTGGCTGATCACTGCTGCCCGCAAGCGCAACGAGACCACCATGGTCGATCGTCTGTCGGGCGAACTCATGGACGCCGCCAACAACCGCGGTAGCGCCGTCAAGAAGCGCGAAGACACCCACAAGATGGCCGATGCAAACCGCGCCTTCTCGCATTACCGCTGGTAA
- the rpoC gene encoding DNA-directed RNA polymerase subunit beta' — protein sequence MNQEVMNLFNPTVPAQHFDSIRISIASPEKILSWSYGEIKKPETINYRTFKPERDGLFCARIFGPIKDYECLCGKYKRMKYKGIICEKCGVEVTLSRVRRERMGHIELAAPVAHIWFLKSLPSRISTLLDMTLKDVERVLYFENYIVTEPGLTSLKENQLLSEEEYMMAVDEFGEDQFTAMIGAEAIFEMLASMNLERIAGDLRSDLAETTSELKQKKLMKRLKIVENFMESGNRPEWMIMKVVPVIPPDLRPLVPLDGGRFATSDLNDLYRRVINRNNRLKRLIELRAPGIIIRNEKRMLQESVDALFDNGRRGRVITGANKRPLKSLSDMLKGKQGRFRQNLLGKRVDYSGRSVIVTGPELKLHQCGLPKKMALELFKPFIYARLDAKGYSSTVKQAKKLVEKEKPEVWDILDEVIREHPVLLNRAPTLHRLGIQAFEPILVEGKAIQLHPLVCTAFNADFDGDQMAVHVPLSLEAQLEARVLMMSTNNILHPANGAPIIVPSQDMVLGLYYLSIQNQNEPGEGMAFSDMGELHHALENKVVTLHAKIRGRFKTVDAEGKPVSKIYETTPGRMIIGELLPKNVNVPFDICNQEMTKKNISKMIDTVYRHCGQKDTVIFCDRIMQLGFTHACRAGISFGKDDMIIPETKAKIVGDTETLVKEYEQQYNDGLITQGEKYNKVVDAWGKATEKVAEDMMARIKAVEFDPETGRQKQMNAIYMMSHSGARGSPNQMRQLGGMRGLMAKPSGEIIETPIISNFKEGLTVNEYFNSTHGARKGLADTALKTANSGYLTRRLVDVAQDCIVNLVDCGTDKGLTMTAIVDAGQVVASIGARVLGRTALDDIDHPITGERIVDAGQMILEPAVVEIEKAGIQSIRIRSALTCEVQTGVCSICYGRDLARGTPVNMGEAVGVIAAQSIGEPGTQLTMRTFHLGGTATVVDQSFLEASYEGTVQIKNRNMLRNSDGTLIAMGRSMAVMILDERGIERSSQRVAYGSKVFVDDGDKVKRGQRLAEWDPYTRPMMTEVEGIVHFEDVVDGLSVLEATDESTGITKRQVIDWRSTPRGADLKPAIVIKDASGNVLKVARGGEARFHLSVEAILSVEPGQKVSQGDVLARSPLESAKTKDITGGLPRVAELFEARRPKDHAIIAEIDGTIRLGRDYKNKRRVIIEPAEDGVEPVEYLIPKGKPFHLQEGDYIEKGDYILDGNPAPHDILAIKGVEALASYLVNEIQEVYRLQGVVINDKHIEVIVRQMLQKVEITDSGDSHYIVGDNVDRIELDDNNDRLVEEGKKPAYGDPVLLGITKASLQTPSFISAASFQETTKVLTEAAIAGKTDTLQGLKENVIVGRLIPAGTGGTMTQIRRIATSRDDLILEERKKGTGADVATPMLQNLAGESAPAAE from the coding sequence ATGAACCAAGAGGTCATGAACCTTTTCAACCCGACAGTGCCGGCTCAGCACTTCGACTCCATCCGGATCTCGATCGCGAGCCCGGAAAAGATCCTGTCGTGGTCCTACGGCGAGATCAAGAAGCCGGAAACCATCAACTACCGCACGTTCAAGCCAGAGCGTGACGGTCTCTTCTGCGCGCGCATCTTCGGACCGATCAAGGACTACGAGTGCCTGTGCGGCAAGTACAAGCGCATGAAGTACAAGGGCATCATCTGCGAAAAGTGCGGCGTCGAAGTCACGCTGTCGCGCGTTCGCCGCGAGCGCATGGGCCATATCGAGCTCGCAGCCCCGGTTGCCCACATCTGGTTCCTGAAGTCGCTGCCGTCGCGCATCTCGACGTTGCTCGACATGACGCTGAAGGATGTCGAGCGCGTTCTCTACTTCGAGAACTACATCGTGACCGAGCCGGGCCTGACCTCGCTCAAGGAAAACCAGCTGCTCTCGGAAGAAGAGTACATGATGGCCGTCGACGAGTTCGGCGAAGACCAGTTCACCGCCATGATCGGCGCTGAAGCCATCTTTGAAATGCTGGCCTCGATGAATCTCGAGAGGATCGCTGGCGATCTGCGCTCCGACCTGGCTGAAACCACGTCGGAACTGAAGCAGAAGAAGCTGATGAAGCGCCTGAAGATCGTCGAGAACTTCATGGAGAGCGGCAACCGTCCGGAATGGATGATCATGAAGGTCGTGCCAGTGATCCCGCCGGACCTGCGTCCGCTGGTTCCGCTCGATGGCGGCCGCTTTGCGACGTCTGACCTGAACGATCTCTATCGTCGCGTCATCAACCGTAACAATCGTCTGAAGCGCCTGATCGAACTGCGCGCTCCGGGCATCATCATCCGCAACGAAAAGCGCATGCTGCAGGAATCTGTGGACGCGCTGTTCGACAACGGCCGTCGTGGCCGCGTCATCACCGGCGCCAACAAGCGTCCGCTGAAGTCGCTCTCCGACATGCTCAAGGGCAAGCAGGGCCGCTTCCGCCAGAACCTTCTCGGCAAGCGCGTCGACTATTCCGGCCGTTCGGTCATCGTGACCGGTCCGGAACTGAAACTGCACCAGTGCGGCCTGCCGAAGAAGATGGCGCTCGAACTGTTCAAGCCGTTCATCTATGCCCGTCTCGACGCCAAGGGTTATTCCTCGACCGTCAAGCAGGCAAAGAAGCTGGTTGAAAAGGAAAAGCCGGAAGTCTGGGATATCCTCGACGAGGTCATCCGCGAGCATCCAGTTCTCCTGAACCGCGCACCGACGCTGCACCGCCTGGGCATCCAGGCCTTCGAACCGATCCTGGTCGAAGGTAAGGCCATCCAGCTGCACCCGCTCGTCTGCACGGCCTTCAACGCCGACTTCGACGGCGACCAGATGGCCGTTCACGTGCCGCTGTCGCTCGAAGCTCAGCTCGAAGCCCGCGTCCTGATGATGTCGACGAACAACATCCTGCACCCGGCCAACGGTGCACCGATCATCGTTCCGTCGCAGGACATGGTTCTCGGCCTCTACTATCTGTCGATCCAGAACCAGAACGAGCCGGGCGAAGGCATGGCCTTCTCCGACATGGGCGAACTGCACCATGCGCTGGAGAACAAGGTCGTCACGCTGCACGCCAAGATCCGTGGCCGCTTCAAGACCGTCGATGCCGAAGGCAAGCCGGTTTCGAAGATCTACGAGACCACGCCTGGCCGCATGATCATTGGCGAACTTCTGCCGAAGAACGTCAACGTGCCCTTCGACATCTGCAACCAGGAAATGACCAAGAAGAACATCTCCAAGATGATCGACACGGTCTATCGCCATTGCGGCCAGAAGGACACGGTCATCTTCTGTGACCGCATCATGCAGCTCGGCTTCACCCATGCCTGCCGCGCCGGCATTTCGTTCGGCAAGGACGACATGATCATCCCGGAGACCAAGGCGAAGATCGTTGGCGACACCGAAACGCTGGTCAAGGAATATGAGCAGCAGTACAATGACGGCCTGATCACTCAGGGCGAAAAGTACAACAAGGTCGTCGACGCCTGGGGCAAGGCAACCGAAAAGGTCGCCGAGGACATGATGGCCCGCATTAAGGCCGTCGAGTTCGATCCGGAAACGGGTCGCCAGAAGCAGATGAACGCCATCTACATGATGTCGCACTCGGGTGCCCGTGGTTCACCGAACCAGATGCGCCAGCTGGGCGGCATGCGCGGCCTGATGGCCAAGCCGTCGGGTGAAATCATCGAGACGCCGATCATCTCGAACTTCAAGGAAGGCCTGACCGTTAACGAGTACTTCAACTCGACCCACGGTGCCCGTAAGGGTCTCGCAGACACCGCTTTGAAGACCGCGAACTCCGGTTACCTGACCCGTCGTCTCGTCGACGTGGCCCAGGATTGCATCGTCAACCTCGTGGATTGCGGCACCGATAAGGGCCTCACCATGACGGCGATCGTTGATGCCGGTCAGGTCGTTGCCTCCATCGGCGCCCGCGTCCTTGGTCGTACCGCTCTTGATGATATCGATCATCCGATCACGGGTGAGCGCATCGTCGATGCCGGTCAGATGATCCTCGAGCCGGCTGTTGTGGAAATCGAGAAGGCTGGCATCCAGTCCATCCGCATCCGCTCGGCACTGACCTGCGAAGTCCAGACGGGCGTCTGCTCGATCTGCTACGGCCGAGATCTCGCCCGTGGTACGCCTGTCAACATGGGTGAGGCCGTCGGCGTCATCGCGGCGCAGTCGATTGGTGAGCCGGGTACCCAGCTGACCATGCGTACCTTCCACTTGGGCGGTACCGCGACCGTGGTCGACCAGTCGTTCCTGGAAGCCTCGTACGAAGGTACGGTGCAGATCAAGAACCGCAACATGCTGCGCAATTCCGATGGCACCCTGATTGCCATGGGCCGCAGCATGGCGGTGATGATCCTCGACGAACGTGGCATCGAGCGCTCCTCGCAGCGTGTTGCCTACGGCTCGAAGGTCTTCGTCGATGACGGCGACAAGGTGAAGCGCGGCCAGCGTCTGGCCGAGTGGGATCCTTACACACGCCCGATGATGACGGAAGTCGAGGGTATCGTGCACTTCGAGGACGTCGTCGACGGTCTCTCCGTGCTCGAAGCCACCGACGAGTCGACCGGTATCACCAAGCGTCAGGTCATCGACTGGCGTTCGACGCCGCGCGGTGCCGACCTCAAGCCGGCAATCGTCATCAAGGATGCGAGCGGAAACGTTCTGAAGGTCGCACGTGGTGGCGAAGCCCGCTTCCACCTGTCCGTCGAGGCGATCCTGTCGGTCGAGCCTGGTCAGAAGGTCTCCCAGGGTGACGTGCTTGCACGTTCGCCGCTGGAAAGCGCCAAGACCAAGGACATCACCGGTGGTCTGCCGCGCGTTGCCGAACTGTTCGAAGCCCGTCGTCCGAAGGACCATGCCATCATCGCTGAGATCGATGGTACGATCCGCCTCGGCCGCGACTACAAGAATAAGCGTCGCGTCATCATCGAGCCGGCGGAAGACGGTGTCGAGCCTGTCGAATACCTGATCCCGAAGGGCAAGCCCTTCCACCTTCAGGAAGGCGACTACATCGAAAAGGGTGATTACATCCTCGACGGTAACCCGGCTCCGCACGACATCCTGGCGATCAAGGGCGTCGAGGCACTCGCCTCGTACCTGGTCAACGAAATCCAGGAAGTCTACCGTCTGCAGGGCGTTGTGATCAACGACAAGCACATCGAGGTGATCGTTCGCCAGATGCTGCAGAAGGTCGAGATCACGGATTCGGGTGACAGCCACTACATCGTGGGTGACAACGTCGACCGCATCGAACTGGATGACAACAACGACCGCCTGGTCGAAGAGGGCAAGAAGCCGGCTTACGGCGATCCTGTCCTGCTCGGCATCACCAAGGCCTCGCTGCAGACTCCGTCGTTCATCTCGGCCGCGTCCTTCCAGGAAACCACCAAGGTTCTCACGGAAGCCGCGATCGCCGGCAAGACCGACACGCTGCAGGGCCTGAAGGAAAACGTCATCGTTGGCCGTCTGATCCCGGCTGGTACCGGTGGTACCATGACGCAGATCCGCCGCATCGCCACGTCTCGCGACGACCTCATCCTCGAGGAACGCAAGAAGGGCACGGGCGCAGATGTTGCGACCCCGATGCTGCAGAACCTCGCCGGCGAAAGCGCTCCGGCCGCCGAGTAA